A genomic window from Cinclus cinclus chromosome 5, bCinCin1.1, whole genome shotgun sequence includes:
- the NOP56 gene encoding nucleolar protein 56, whose protein sequence is MVLLHVLFEHAAGYALFAVREVEEIGLLLPQVEESVLTLGKFHNVVKLVAFSPFRSAQSALENMNAVSEGVLHEDLRLLLDTALPPKRKKVVLGVGDAKMGAAVLEELGVQCQTGGVVAELMRGIRLHFPALVRGLTAQSAAKAQLGLGHSYSRAKVKFNVHRVDNMIIQSISLLDQLDKDINTFSMRVREWYGYHFPELIKIVPENSMYCRVAKFIGNRRELSEESLEGLEEIVMDSAKAQAILEASRSSMGMDISPLDLINIESFSRRVISLSDYRKGLQEYLRSKMSQVAPSLSALIGEVVGARLISHAGSLTNLAKYPASTVQILGAEKALFRALKTRGNTPKYGLIFHSTFIGRAAAKNKGRISRYLANKCTIASRIDCFSEVPTSVFGDKLREQVEERLAFYETGEPPRKNLEVMKEAVVEANEVVAEVKRRQEKKEKKRKKREKRRLEALAAAAEETAENSVMETEENDVGAKKKKKKKKQQQPEESEPEPEENGVEEEEEEEPLPKKKRKVMVEPEQQEEEEEKKKKKKKKKKAAAQDSEED, encoded by the exons ATG GTGCTGCTGCACGTGCTGTTCGAACATGCGGCCGGGTACGCGCTGTTCGCCGTGCGAGAGGTGGAGGAGATCGGCCTGCTCCTGCCGCAG GTGGAGGAGAGCGTCCTCACGCTGGGCAAGTTCCACAACGTGGTGAAGCTCGTGGCGTTCTCGCCGTTCCGCTCGGCGCAGAGCGCGCTGGAGAACATGAACGCCGTGTCCGAGG GAGTCCTGCACGAGGACCTGCGGCTGCTGCTGGACACGGCGTTGCCTCCCAAGAGGAAGAAAGTGGTGCTGGGGGTCGGCGATGCCAAGATGGGCGCGGCcgtgctggaggagctgggggtgcagTGCCAGACCGGGGGTGTCGTGGCCGAGCTCATGCGTG GGATCCGGCTGCACTTCCCGGCGCTGGTCCGAGGCCTCACGGCGCAGTCAGCGGCCAAGGCCCAGCTGGGGCTCGGCCACAGCTACTCCCGGGCCAAGGTGAAATTCAACGTGCACCGGGTGGATAACATGATCATCCAGTCCATCAGCCTGCTGGACCAGTTGGACAAAGACATCAACACGTTCTCCATGCGTGTCCG ggagtGGTACGGGTACCACTTCCCCGAGCTGATCAAGATTGTCCCCGAGAACTCCATGTACTGCCGGGTGGCCAAATTCATCGGGAACCGCCGGGAGCTCAGCGAGGAGAGcctggaagggctggaggagaTCGTCATGGACAGTGCCAAGGCCCAGGCCATCCTGGAGGCCTCCCGCTCCTCCATGG ggATGGACATCTCCCCCCTGGACCTCATCAACATCGAGAGTTTCTCCCGCCGCGTCATCTCGCTGTCCGACTACcgcaaggggctgcaggagtaCCTGCGCTCCAAAATGAGCCAGGTGGCCCCCAGCCTGTCAGCCCTCATCGGGGAGGTG GTGGGTGCCCGCCTCATCTCACACGCTGGCAGCCTGACCAACCTGGCCAAGTACCCGGCGTCGACGGTGCAGATCCTGGGTGCCGAGAAGGCCCTGTTCAG GGCACTGAAGACGAGGGGGAACACCCCCAAGTACGGCCTCATCTTCCACTCCACCTTCATTGGGCGCGCGGCCGCCAAGAACAAGGGACGGATCTCGCGGTACCTGGCCAACAAGTGCACCATTGCCTCACGCATCGACTGCTTCtcag agGTCCCCACCAGTGTCTTTGGGGACAAGCTGCGGGAGCAGGTGGAGGAGCGCTTGGCCTTCTACGAGACCGGGGAGCCGCCCCGCAAGAACCTGGAGGTGATGAAGGAGGCTGTGGTGgag GCCAACGAGGTGGTGGCTGAGGTGAAGAGGAggcaggagaagaaggagaagaagaggaagaagagagagaagcgGCGGCTGGAGGCCTTGGCAGCGGCTGCCGAGGAGACGGCAGAAAACTCAGTGATGGAAACAGAG GAGAACGATGTGGGGgccaagaagaagaagaaaaagaagaagcagcagcagccggaGGAGTCAGAGCCAGAGCCTGAGGAGAACGgggtggaggaagaggaggaggaggagccattgcccaagaagaaaaggaaagtcaTGGTGgagcctgagcagcaggaggaggaggaggaaaagaagaaaaagaagaagaagaagaagaaggcaGCGGCTCAGGACTCAGAGGAGGATtag